The Primulina huaijiensis isolate GDHJ02 chromosome 12, ASM1229523v2, whole genome shotgun sequence genome has a window encoding:
- the LOC140990669 gene encoding transcription factor PRE6-like, with translation MSSRRSRSNQSGVPRISEDQIADLVSKLQQLIPEIRNRRRSDKVSASKVLQETCNYIRNLHREIDDLSDRLSELLESSDSAQAAIIRTLLM, from the exons ATGTCGAGCAGAAGATCACGTTCGAATCAGTCCGGAGTACCAAGGATAAGTGAGGATCAGATTGCCGATCTTGTCTCCAAATTGCAGCAGCTTATCCCTGAAATTCGCAACAGGCGCCGCTCCGACAAG GTCTCGGCTTCGAAGGTGTTGCAAGAGACTTGCAACTACATTAGGAACTTACACAGAGAAATTGATGACCTGAGCGATCGATTGTCGGAGCTTTTGGAATCATCCGACAGTGCTCAAGCGGCCATTATTAGGACCTTGCTAATGTGA